The Diaphorobacter ruginosibacter genome contains a region encoding:
- the cobN gene encoding cobaltochelatase subunit CobN has product MHLLSTRPGGFVEDESVVTRLDQTPADIVILSSADTTLALLAQACARMAQESPEFPQVRLANLLHLRQSASLDLYVDEVLRHARVVVVDHLGSESAWPYGVQQIAALARERGQHLAMFSGDLQEDLRLLEHSTLPLPICRLLWQYLRSGGAANARAFVQAAAFHGLQFGAEPAPPRGLPQVAVHVPQGLVSRQAPGNEPGNTPGNTTGHSVVGIDDLEAVWQPGAPVVALVFYRAHLLSGNTAAFDAMALALSERGMNPLPVALDSLKDALCLSTFQGLCETHGVQLVLNTTAFSALGEGQSLAGDAPVLQVIASGGNREDWLEDSQGLRPRDIAMQIVLPEIDGRIITRAVSFKGLSHRCPYTQTDVVAYQPEPDRVDFVAELAARWCALRTKPASEKRLALVLANYPGSEGRIGSGVGLDTPESVIHILRALKSEGYGVSDDAPASGDALMKTLTQGIANDPAQWPLRAAWQSYPLADYLARLAELAPGMADAINARWGPPESDPALRQQRFMIAGLRLGTVFVGIQPARALADAGRGMGAQDYASYHDAELVPPHSYLAFYFWLRDVWGVDALVHVGKHGNLEWLPGKSLALSAQCWPDAILGPLPHLYPFIVNDPGEGAQAKRRSQAVIIDHLMPPLTRAENHGPLQDLERLVDEYYDALLVDLRRAELLRRQILALVRQQHLLEDMAEGSSAGAGDAGDADDALLERIDAYLCELKETQIRDGLHVFGMSPRGVQRRDTLLALARYPSAQGRSLLQALADDLLADAPADGDATGASAFDPLRMEPARAWQGPRPQVLQDVSGDAWRHEGDTRERLELLAARVIEEAGKAGEHPFGQWPRTRAALEHVRTQLAPALDRCGDEEIRQLLRGLEGRFVPPGPSGSPSRGRPDVLPTGRNFYTLDTRAIPTQAAWELGEQAARRVIERYLQEHGDYPRTLGLSVWGTATMRTGGDDVAQAFALIGVRPRWAPGSHRVVDFEVIPCVGLHRPRVDVTLRISGFFRDAFPGVVQMFDAAVQAVAALDGEDKQDNPIRARILREAAQLGEAGMDDAMALRQASWRVFGAPPGHYGSGLQGLFQTGGWQSDADLANAYVQWSAYAYGQDAEGVPALGALEQRLGDMDIALQNQDSREHDLLDSSDYFQFQGGMAAAVRHLSGSQPVLYHGDHANPQNARVRTLREEIARVVRSRVTNPKWMEGARRHGYKGAFEMAATVDYLFGFDATTHQVGDHHYAMVTDAYLLDEQNREFLDRYNPQARRDMTERLLEAMQRGLWEQPGDYRQRLEDLMLAQEQQLEGGTIR; this is encoded by the coding sequence AGCAGATCGCGGCGCTTGCGCGCGAGCGCGGCCAGCATCTGGCGATGTTCTCGGGCGACCTGCAGGAAGACCTGCGGCTGCTGGAGCACAGCACCCTGCCGCTGCCCATCTGCCGCCTGCTGTGGCAGTATCTGCGTTCGGGCGGTGCCGCGAATGCCCGGGCCTTCGTCCAGGCCGCGGCCTTCCATGGCCTGCAGTTCGGCGCGGAGCCCGCACCGCCGCGCGGCCTGCCGCAGGTGGCCGTGCATGTTCCGCAAGGACTTGTCTCTCGCCAGGCACCCGGCAACGAGCCAGGCAACACGCCAGGCAACACCACGGGCCATTCGGTTGTCGGCATCGATGACCTCGAAGCTGTATGGCAACCCGGGGCCCCCGTGGTGGCACTGGTGTTCTATCGCGCCCACCTGCTGTCCGGCAACACGGCGGCGTTCGACGCCATGGCGCTGGCGCTGAGCGAGCGCGGAATGAATCCGTTGCCCGTGGCGCTGGATTCGCTCAAGGACGCGCTGTGCCTCTCCACATTCCAGGGCCTGTGCGAGACGCATGGCGTGCAGTTGGTGCTCAACACCACCGCGTTCTCGGCACTTGGCGAGGGGCAGTCGCTCGCGGGCGATGCTCCCGTGCTGCAGGTGATCGCCAGCGGCGGCAATCGTGAAGACTGGCTGGAGGACAGCCAGGGCCTGCGCCCGCGCGACATCGCCATGCAGATCGTGCTGCCAGAGATCGACGGCCGCATCATCACGCGGGCGGTGAGCTTCAAGGGCCTGTCGCACCGCTGCCCCTACACGCAGACCGACGTGGTGGCCTACCAGCCGGAGCCCGACCGCGTGGACTTCGTGGCCGAGCTCGCAGCGCGCTGGTGTGCGCTGCGCACCAAGCCTGCCTCCGAGAAGCGGCTGGCATTGGTGCTTGCCAACTACCCGGGCAGCGAGGGACGGATCGGCAGCGGCGTGGGGCTGGACACGCCAGAGTCCGTCATTCACATTCTCCGTGCGCTGAAATCCGAGGGCTATGGGGTGAGCGACGATGCGCCCGCCAGCGGCGATGCGCTCATGAAAACCCTGACCCAAGGCATCGCCAACGATCCCGCGCAGTGGCCGCTGCGCGCGGCATGGCAAAGCTACCCGCTCGCCGACTACCTCGCGCGGCTCGCGGAGCTGGCGCCGGGCATGGCCGATGCCATCAACGCGCGCTGGGGACCGCCCGAATCTGATCCCGCATTGCGTCAGCAGCGCTTCATGATTGCCGGGCTGCGGCTGGGCACGGTGTTCGTGGGCATCCAGCCAGCGCGAGCGCTGGCGGACGCCGGAAGGGGCATGGGCGCGCAGGACTACGCGAGCTACCACGACGCAGAGCTGGTGCCGCCCCACAGCTATCTCGCGTTCTATTTCTGGCTGCGCGATGTGTGGGGTGTCGATGCACTGGTGCATGTGGGCAAGCACGGCAACCTGGAGTGGCTGCCGGGCAAGAGCCTCGCGCTGTCCGCGCAATGCTGGCCCGATGCGATCCTCGGGCCGCTGCCGCACCTCTATCCCTTCATCGTCAACGATCCCGGCGAAGGCGCGCAGGCCAAGCGCCGCAGCCAGGCCGTGATCATCGACCATCTCATGCCGCCGCTCACGCGCGCGGAAAACCACGGGCCGCTGCAGGATCTGGAGCGGCTCGTCGATGAATACTACGACGCGCTGCTGGTCGATCTGCGCCGGGCGGAGCTGCTGCGCAGGCAGATCCTCGCTCTGGTGCGCCAGCAGCACCTGCTGGAGGACATGGCCGAGGGCAGCTCCGCAGGGGCCGGCGATGCCGGGGACGCGGACGACGCGCTGCTCGAGCGCATCGATGCCTACCTCTGTGAACTCAAGGAAACCCAGATCCGCGACGGCCTGCATGTGTTCGGCATGTCGCCCCGGGGCGTGCAGCGGCGCGATACCCTGCTGGCACTCGCGCGTTATCCCTCCGCGCAGGGCCGGAGCCTGCTGCAGGCGCTGGCCGATGACCTGCTGGCGGATGCGCCGGCCGATGGAGACGCCACTGGTGCCAGTGCTTTCGACCCCTTGCGCATGGAGCCCGCGCGTGCATGGCAGGGCCCCAGGCCTCAGGTGCTGCAGGACGTCAGCGGCGATGCCTGGCGGCACGAGGGCGACACGCGCGAGCGGCTGGAACTGCTTGCCGCGCGTGTGATCGAGGAGGCCGGCAAGGCGGGGGAGCACCCGTTCGGTCAATGGCCGCGAACGCGGGCTGCACTGGAGCATGTCCGGACACAGCTCGCGCCCGCGCTCGATCGCTGCGGCGATGAGGAAATCCGGCAGCTGCTGCGCGGACTGGAGGGCCGGTTCGTGCCGCCGGGGCCGAGCGGATCACCTTCTCGCGGGCGCCCCGATGTGCTGCCGACGGGCCGCAACTTCTATACGCTCGACACACGGGCCATTCCGACCCAGGCCGCCTGGGAGCTTGGCGAACAGGCAGCCCGGCGCGTGATCGAGCGCTATCTGCAGGAGCATGGCGACTATCCGCGCACGCTGGGCCTGTCGGTCTGGGGAACGGCCACCATGCGAACGGGGGGCGACGATGTGGCCCAGGCCTTCGCACTCATCGGCGTGCGGCCCCGCTGGGCGCCTGGAAGCCACCGGGTGGTGGACTTCGAGGTGATTCCCTGCGTGGGCCTGCACCGTCCGCGCGTGGACGTGACGCTGCGCATCTCGGGCTTCTTCCGCGATGCCTTTCCCGGCGTGGTGCAGATGTTCGACGCGGCCGTGCAGGCCGTGGCCGCGCTCGATGGCGAAGACAAACAGGACAATCCGATCCGGGCACGCATCCTGCGCGAGGCAGCGCAGCTCGGGGAGGCCGGCATGGACGACGCCATGGCGCTGCGGCAGGCAAGCTGGCGCGTGTTCGGCGCGCCGCCGGGGCACTACGGATCGGGGCTGCAGGGGCTGTTCCAGACCGGTGGCTGGCAGAGTGACGCGGACCTTGCGAATGCCTACGTGCAGTGGAGCGCCTATGCCTATGGCCAGGACGCGGAAGGGGTCCCGGCGCTGGGAGCGCTGGAGCAGCGCCTGGGCGACATGGACATCGCGCTGCAGAACCAGGACAGCCGCGAGCACGACCTGCTCGATTCGAGCGACTACTTCCAGTTCCAGGGGGGCATGGCGGCGGCCGTCCGGCATCTCTCCGGCAGCCAGCCCGTGCTGTATCACGGGGACCATGCCAATCCGCAGAACGCCCGCGTGCGCACGCTGCGCGAGGAAATCGCGCGCGTGGTGCGATCACGCGTGACCAACCCCAAGTGGATGGAAGGGGCGAGGCGCCACGGCTACAAGGGTGCGTTCGAGATGGCCGCCACGGTGGACTACCTTTTCGGCTTCGATGCCACCACCCACCAGGTGGGCGATCATCACTACGCCATGGTGACGGATGCCTACCTGCTCGATGAACAGAACCGCGAGTTTCTCGACCGCTACAACCCGCAGGCGCGCCGCGACATGACCGAGCGCCTGCTCGAGGCCATGCAGCGCGGCCTCTGGGAGCAGCCCGGCGACTATCGCCAACGCCTCGAAGACCTGATGCTCGCACAGGAGCAGCAGCTCGAAGGCGGCACGATCCGATGA
- a CDS encoding ATP-binding protein, translated as MTSSKTVSAQAALPVLFPFAAITGQPALCQALIIAALDPRIGGVLIEGPRGTAKSTAARALAELIDGAPFVTLPLGATLEHVAGTLSLEHALAGHALEFAPGLLARADGGVLYVDEINLLADSLVDVVLDAAASGTNVVERDGISHSHAARFVLVGTMNPEEGALRPQLLDRLGLCVRLQNVNDAEERLAIVRSRLAFDADPEAFRARHAAAQSELAARLARARGRLASTDVLPWGDEVIAHAGRWAVSAQVDGLRADLVLLRAARAWAAWLDADELQTGHVDGIAELVLAHRRKPGAPAQLGDMPAPALSSMQKTPSEARQQAGPASPTASREQGASGGAHGTDASGDWGYMPPEAVALERLGSNHAFMPLRSTGADASKKA; from the coding sequence ATGACATCTTCCAAGACCGTATCGGCGCAGGCCGCGTTGCCCGTGCTGTTCCCCTTTGCAGCGATCACCGGCCAGCCCGCGCTGTGCCAGGCGCTGATCATCGCCGCGCTGGACCCGCGGATCGGCGGCGTGCTCATCGAAGGGCCGCGCGGCACCGCCAAGTCCACGGCCGCCCGTGCGTTGGCCGAACTGATCGACGGTGCGCCCTTTGTCACCCTGCCGCTCGGAGCCACGCTCGAGCATGTCGCGGGAACGCTGAGCCTCGAGCATGCGCTTGCGGGCCATGCCCTCGAATTCGCGCCAGGCCTGCTGGCGCGTGCGGATGGCGGCGTGCTCTACGTGGACGAGATCAACCTGCTGGCCGACTCGCTGGTCGATGTGGTCCTCGACGCAGCGGCCAGCGGTACCAACGTGGTGGAGCGCGATGGCATATCGCACAGCCATGCTGCGCGCTTCGTGCTGGTCGGCACCATGAACCCGGAGGAGGGGGCGCTGCGTCCCCAGCTGCTGGACAGGCTGGGCCTGTGCGTGCGGCTCCAGAACGTGAACGATGCCGAAGAGCGGCTTGCGATCGTGCGCTCGCGTCTGGCGTTCGATGCCGACCCGGAGGCTTTCCGTGCGCGCCACGCGGCGGCGCAGTCGGAGCTGGCGGCACGCCTCGCGCGGGCGCGCGGGCGCCTGGCATCCACCGATGTCCTGCCATGGGGCGACGAGGTGATCGCCCATGCGGGACGCTGGGCCGTGAGCGCACAGGTGGACGGCCTGCGTGCCGACCTGGTGCTGCTGCGCGCAGCGCGTGCATGGGCCGCATGGCTGGATGCCGATGAACTGCAGACCGGGCACGTCGACGGCATTGCGGAACTGGTTCTTGCACACAGGCGCAAGCCGGGCGCACCGGCCCAGCTCGGCGACATGCCTGCTCCAGCGCTATCGTCGATGCAGAAGACACCGAGCGAAGCCCGCCAGCAGGCCGGGCCGGCATCTCCCACGGCCTCGCGGGAGCAGGGCGCTTCGGGTGGTGCGCATGGTACGGATGCTTCGGGAGACTGGGGCTACATGCCGCCCGAGGCGGTGGCGCTGGAGCGGCTGGGCAGCAACCATGCCTTCATGCCGCTGCGCAGCACGGGAGCCGATGCATCAAAAAAAGCCTGA
- a CDS encoding vWA domain-containing protein: MRARGAAEARSDERGADARHAQTGGLDWPRTLMARGGEALAAEHLRRRPLQPRAVRLHCMVLDCSASMVTSGALARAKGVLLGLLEEAYQRREQVALICFGGAGVELRLPPSRAAHWNEEWVAPIGGGGGTPLVQALGAADGLLRMQALRLAALQGWLWLMTDARTRERPARPAYADEIRILDFESSRAPLRRAQQLAQDWRAHYQPVSA; this comes from the coding sequence GTGCGGGCACGCGGCGCGGCGGAGGCTCGATCGGATGAACGGGGCGCGGATGCACGGCATGCGCAGACGGGCGGGCTGGACTGGCCGCGGACGCTCATGGCGCGCGGAGGCGAGGCGCTGGCTGCCGAACACCTGCGGCGCAGGCCGCTGCAGCCGCGTGCGGTGCGCCTGCATTGCATGGTGCTTGACTGCTCGGCCTCCATGGTCACGAGCGGTGCGCTCGCACGGGCCAAGGGCGTCCTGCTGGGCTTGCTGGAGGAGGCCTACCAGCGCCGCGAACAGGTGGCGTTGATCTGCTTTGGTGGCGCAGGCGTCGAGCTGCGCCTGCCGCCGTCGCGCGCCGCGCATTGGAACGAGGAGTGGGTGGCGCCCATCGGCGGCGGCGGCGGTACCCCGCTTGTGCAGGCACTCGGGGCCGCGGATGGCCTGCTGCGCATGCAGGCCCTCAGATTGGCAGCCTTGCAGGGCTGGCTCTGGCTGATGACCGACGCGAGAACCCGCGAACGGCCCGCGCGTCCGGCGTATGCCGATGAAATCCGGATCCTGGACTTCGAGTCCTCGCGTGCGCCCCTGCGGCGCGCGCAGCAGCTTGCGCAGGACTGGCGCGCGCACTACCAGCCCGTCAGCGCATGA
- a CDS encoding ABC transporter substrate-binding protein has product MNIHLHRIVAGTLACASAVSASSGQAAPLRVVSLQPSLTEMVCALDACDGLVGIDRYSNWPQTVQTLPRVGGLSDAQVEMIMALKPDLVLLRPLNRAADRLKALGLNVLPVDATSHGELRLQMEVVARALGKPGTGEALWKKIDQRVEAIRAKVPPHWRGKRVYFEVHGGHAAASESSFIGETLSRLGLKNVVPASMGLFPKLGPEFALRANPDLLISTNAYGTPAIADRPGWSYMPAVKQGRACRISSERFDVIARPGPRIDEAAQEILNCLLEIDQRAAGPALMR; this is encoded by the coding sequence ATGAACATCCACCTCCACAGAATCGTCGCGGGCACCCTGGCTTGCGCGTCTGCCGTTTCCGCCTCCTCCGGGCAGGCTGCGCCGCTGCGCGTGGTGTCGCTGCAGCCCTCCCTCACCGAAATGGTCTGCGCGCTCGATGCCTGCGACGGACTCGTGGGCATCGACCGCTACTCCAACTGGCCGCAGACCGTGCAGACCTTGCCGCGCGTGGGCGGACTGAGCGACGCGCAGGTGGAGATGATCATGGCGCTCAAGCCTGACCTGGTCTTGCTGCGGCCCCTCAACCGGGCCGCCGACCGCCTGAAGGCGCTGGGCCTGAACGTGCTGCCCGTGGATGCGACCAGCCATGGCGAACTCCGCCTGCAGATGGAGGTCGTCGCACGGGCGCTGGGCAAACCCGGGACGGGCGAGGCGCTCTGGAAGAAGATCGACCAGCGCGTGGAAGCGATCCGCGCCAAGGTGCCGCCCCATTGGAGAGGCAAGCGCGTCTACTTCGAGGTGCATGGCGGGCATGCGGCGGCGAGCGAATCATCCTTCATCGGCGAGACGCTTTCGCGCCTCGGGCTGAAGAACGTGGTGCCCGCCAGCATGGGCCTGTTCCCCAAGCTGGGACCCGAGTTTGCGCTGCGCGCCAACCCCGACCTGCTGATTTCCACCAATGCCTATGGCACGCCGGCCATTGCCGACCGACCGGGCTGGAGCTACATGCCCGCAGTGAAACAGGGCCGTGCCTGCCGCATCTCCTCCGAGCGCTTCGACGTGATCGCGCGCCCCGGGCCTCGCATCGATGAGGCCGCGCAGGAGATCCTGAACTGCCTGCTCGAAATCGACCAGCGCGCCGCCGGCCCCGCCCTCATGCGCTGA
- a CDS encoding helix-turn-helix transcriptional regulator, with amino-acid sequence MSTSLAPPRQALARLHQMAGLDFTGPEHIEPVLHALRGLIGFDSGGYLYPDEHGELHAHMQSPELIANLPHYFDPRMERNESQLFRRSPRHFAGMVRHEHGPHLLGEVLTVSRSELLRSDYWNEMLRPAGVTDWLTLVLRTAQGRGVGMVFLYRHGTFFSQEDAATLAQLEGHLSRILQVSESDAADSEVQGQGIVVVTPRGRPLWVSPEAEALMRMAFGWHWRHGADMPPVLLELLRRLQAEPARKGWPAMALPALEIRNVHGSFSLRATRMADATGQQPDRQAAALHVTRRVAHSVQLLSALGALKLPLRQHEMAWWLARGLSENQIAQRMGISINTAVYHRRQLYNRLGVASRDNLLVKVRQGYAPGHGEGADVDRRPLLPAGIG; translated from the coding sequence ATGTCGACGTCGCTCGCACCTCCCCGCCAAGCCCTTGCCCGCCTGCACCAGATGGCGGGCCTGGATTTCACCGGGCCCGAGCACATCGAGCCCGTGCTGCATGCCCTGCGCGGACTGATCGGCTTCGACTCCGGCGGCTACCTGTATCCCGACGAGCACGGTGAACTCCATGCGCACATGCAGAGCCCGGAACTCATCGCCAACCTGCCCCACTACTTCGACCCGCGCATGGAGCGCAACGAGAGCCAGTTGTTCCGCCGCAGCCCGCGCCACTTTGCGGGCATGGTGCGCCACGAGCACGGGCCGCACCTGCTCGGTGAGGTACTCACCGTATCCCGGAGCGAACTCCTGCGCAGCGACTACTGGAACGAGATGCTGCGCCCTGCCGGTGTGACCGACTGGCTCACCCTGGTGCTGCGCACGGCGCAAGGCCGCGGGGTGGGCATGGTGTTCCTGTACCGCCACGGCACCTTCTTTTCGCAGGAGGACGCCGCCACGCTCGCGCAACTGGAGGGACACCTGTCCCGCATCCTGCAGGTCAGCGAAAGCGATGCGGCGGACAGCGAGGTGCAGGGCCAGGGCATCGTGGTGGTCACGCCCCGCGGACGGCCCCTGTGGGTTTCGCCCGAGGCCGAGGCGCTGATGCGCATGGCCTTCGGCTGGCATTGGCGCCACGGCGCGGACATGCCGCCCGTGCTGCTGGAATTGCTGCGCCGGCTGCAGGCCGAGCCCGCGCGCAAGGGCTGGCCGGCCATGGCCCTGCCGGCTCTCGAGATACGCAATGTGCACGGTAGCTTCTCGCTGCGCGCCACCCGCATGGCCGACGCCACGGGCCAGCAGCCCGACCGCCAGGCCGCCGCACTGCACGTCACGCGCCGCGTGGCCCACAGCGTGCAACTGCTGTCAGCCCTGGGCGCGCTCAAGCTGCCGCTGCGCCAGCATGAGATGGCCTGGTGGCTCGCGCGCGGCCTGTCCGAAAACCAGATCGCCCAGCGCATGGGCATCAGCATCAACACGGCCGTGTACCACCGGCGACAGCTCTATAACCGCCTCGGGGTGGCCAGCAGGGACAACCTGCTGGTGAAGGTGCGGCAAGGCTATGCGCCGGGGCATGGCGAAGGGGCCGACGTGGACCGGCGCCCCTTGCTGCCCGCGGGTATCGGATAG
- a CDS encoding glycosyl hydrolase family 18 protein — protein sequence MPTLRTICASLLLAGACTATFAQSCAPGQWLAEYFPNTALSGAPVLSRCEDGPVNHYWGGAEGSPDPARLPVDGFSARWTGTLPFEAGPAKFITFTDDGVRVFVDGQNVIDNWTLHGVTMDVATLPMTAGQHTVRMEYFEGGGDGLAQFVIEQDRVSTPTDPTDPGDPGPNPNPNPEPPPSNPLPVVGGLGATATPQGVRLGWNPVTSSGKWVNGYYTGWFWEYFPPEAVDMSTMTHFIFGRYAPGQGSLPGGQAGELMEGAGTAHTQAEDRLIAKAHAAGTKAIMMLGGEFDGPGFMAATADAGIRATFIKNILDKAEQKGYDGVDVDWEENLDTAQGRAQALALLRELRAAAQQRPTYQPPNAPFEISWPGFWVNVNFPGEITSWHVQVAEAVDRFNLMTYSMAGDWGGGWQSWHHSPLFGESGSHPTSVASTVQAYLNAGVPRAKLGIGVGLYGMFYNNPITGPRQSGMHGSNSGDGVNSYQRLVNDNAFGQPGATYHWDDVAKQSYISYSQPWWRASDAPVTYLSYEDERSIAEKGRWVREQGLGGTLVWTINYGYLPSDGSNPQMQAVKQSFMNASASGYRVYRDGAAIATVTNAVQYVDTAAPGGSHRYQVAMIDATGKEGPLSAAVSVQAP from the coding sequence ATGCCTACGCTCAGAACGATCTGCGCATCGCTGCTGCTGGCCGGAGCCTGCACGGCCACCTTCGCCCAAAGCTGCGCTCCCGGCCAATGGCTGGCAGAGTATTTTCCGAACACCGCACTGTCGGGGGCGCCCGTCCTGTCGCGCTGTGAGGACGGTCCCGTCAACCACTACTGGGGCGGCGCCGAGGGCAGTCCCGATCCGGCCCGCCTGCCCGTGGATGGCTTCTCTGCACGCTGGACGGGCACGCTGCCGTTCGAGGCGGGTCCGGCCAAGTTCATCACCTTCACGGACGACGGCGTGCGCGTGTTCGTGGACGGGCAGAACGTCATCGACAACTGGACGCTGCACGGCGTCACCATGGATGTGGCCACCCTGCCCATGACGGCGGGCCAGCACACGGTGCGCATGGAATATTTCGAGGGCGGCGGTGACGGGCTGGCGCAGTTCGTGATCGAGCAGGACCGGGTCTCCACACCCACCGACCCGACCGATCCGGGCGACCCCGGCCCGAATCCAAACCCCAACCCCGAACCGCCACCCTCCAATCCGTTGCCCGTGGTGGGCGGCCTGGGAGCCACGGCCACCCCGCAGGGCGTGCGTCTGGGATGGAATCCCGTCACCAGCAGCGGCAAGTGGGTCAATGGCTACTACACCGGCTGGTTCTGGGAGTATTTCCCGCCCGAGGCCGTGGACATGAGCACGATGACGCACTTCATCTTCGGCCGCTATGCACCGGGACAGGGATCGCTGCCGGGCGGGCAGGCGGGTGAGCTGATGGAGGGCGCGGGCACCGCCCACACGCAGGCGGAGGACCGCCTGATCGCCAAGGCCCACGCGGCCGGCACCAAGGCGATCATGATGCTGGGTGGAGAGTTCGACGGCCCCGGCTTCATGGCCGCCACGGCGGATGCGGGCATTCGTGCCACCTTCATCAAGAACATTCTCGACAAGGCGGAGCAGAAGGGCTACGACGGCGTGGATGTGGACTGGGAGGAAAACCTCGATACCGCCCAGGGCCGCGCCCAGGCGCTGGCGCTGCTGCGCGAGCTGCGCGCGGCGGCGCAGCAGCGCCCGACCTACCAGCCTCCGAACGCGCCGTTCGAGATCAGCTGGCCTGGCTTCTGGGTGAACGTCAACTTCCCCGGCGAGATCACATCCTGGCATGTGCAGGTGGCCGAGGCGGTGGATCGTTTCAACCTCATGACCTACAGCATGGCGGGTGACTGGGGCGGTGGCTGGCAATCGTGGCACCACTCGCCGCTGTTCGGCGAAAGCGGCAGCCATCCCACGTCCGTGGCCTCCACGGTCCAGGCCTACCTGAACGCGGGCGTGCCGCGCGCCAAGCTGGGTATCGGCGTGGGTCTCTATGGCATGTTCTACAACAACCCCATCACCGGCCCCCGCCAGAGCGGCATGCACGGATCCAATAGCGGTGACGGCGTGAACAGCTACCAGCGCCTCGTCAACGACAATGCCTTCGGCCAGCCTGGCGCGACCTACCACTGGGACGACGTGGCCAAGCAAAGCTACATCAGCTACAGCCAGCCCTGGTGGCGCGCGAGCGATGCGCCCGTCACGTACCTCAGCTACGAGGACGAGCGCTCCATCGCTGAAAAGGGCCGGTGGGTGCGTGAGCAGGGCCTGGGCGGCACGCTGGTGTGGACGATCAACTACGGCTACCTGCCCAGCGATGGCAGCAATCCCCAGATGCAGGCCGTCAAGCAATCGTTCATGAACGCCAGCGCGTCGGGCTACCGCGTGTACCGCGACGGAGCCGCGATCGCGACGGTGACGAATGCCGTGCAGTACGTCGATACCGCAGCGCCCGGCGGCAGCCACCGCTACCAGGTGGCGATGATCGACGCCACCGGCAAGGAAGGTCCGCTGTCGGCAGCAGTGAGCGTGCAGGCTCCTTGA
- a CDS encoding helix-turn-helix transcriptional regulator translates to MSPSHARRQALARLHGMACLGTGGTLLIEPLLQELHRVIGFDSGGYFYPGADGELDAFMESPDVQASVPEHLDPGIQHSENLVFRNTLRAPGDIVLHEHGPRSMEQMLRDTSLETLLRSDYYNVVMRPAQVRDWLCLPLRTPQGQGVGMLFLFRSARAQPFQPEEVALLARLEHQLAYILQGGEMDAQDSEIHSEGVLVATLEGQPLWISPEAEALMPLAFGWRWRRGAQLPAALLELLRRLRAPSGRMELPAMRLHTAHGWFSLRAILMNAAHAPLPGQPEHAVALHITHRVARGVRLLSTLQTLALPQRQHELAWWLARGLSESQVAQRMGISLNTAVYHRRQLYNRLDVTGREELLSKLGHAVPARR, encoded by the coding sequence ATGAGCCCATCCCATGCCCGCCGCCAAGCCCTTGCCCGCCTGCACGGCATGGCCTGCCTGGGAACCGGCGGCACGCTGCTCATCGAGCCTCTTCTGCAGGAGCTGCATCGGGTGATCGGTTTTGATTCAGGCGGCTACTTCTACCCTGGCGCCGATGGCGAGCTCGATGCGTTCATGGAGTCCCCGGACGTGCAGGCGTCCGTGCCGGAGCACCTTGATCCTGGCATCCAGCACAGCGAGAACCTGGTCTTCCGCAATACCCTGCGCGCACCAGGCGACATCGTGCTGCATGAGCACGGCCCCCGCAGCATGGAGCAGATGCTGCGCGACACATCCCTCGAGACGCTGCTGCGCAGTGACTACTACAACGTCGTGATGCGGCCTGCACAGGTGCGCGATTGGCTGTGCCTGCCCCTGCGTACCCCGCAGGGTCAGGGCGTAGGCATGCTGTTCCTCTTCCGCTCGGCCAGGGCGCAGCCGTTCCAGCCCGAGGAGGTCGCCCTGCTCGCACGGCTGGAACACCAACTTGCGTACATCCTGCAAGGCGGTGAAATGGATGCGCAGGACAGCGAGATCCACAGCGAAGGGGTTCTGGTCGCCACGCTTGAGGGACAGCCGCTGTGGATCTCGCCCGAAGCCGAGGCGTTGATGCCCCTGGCCTTTGGCTGGCGCTGGCGGCGCGGGGCACAACTGCCGGCGGCGCTGCTGGAGCTGCTTCGGCGGCTGCGGGCGCCCTCCGGACGGATGGAGCTGCCCGCCATGCGGCTGCATACCGCCCATGGCTGGTTCTCGCTGCGCGCCATCCTCATGAATGCCGCGCACGCCCCACTGCCCGGGCAGCCGGAACACGCCGTCGCCCTGCACATCACCCACCGCGTGGCGCGCGGCGTACGGCTGCTGTCAACGCTGCAGACGCTTGCCCTGCCGCAACGCCAGCACGAACTCGCCTGGTGGCTGGCACGCGGACTCTCCGAATCACAGGTCGCCCAGCGCATGGGTATCAGCCTCAACACGGCGGTCTACCACCGGCGCCAGCTCTACAACCGGCTGGACGTGACCGGCAGAGAGGAACTGCTGTCGAAGCTGGGGCACGCAGTGCCCGCTCGCCGCTAG